In Citrus sinensis cultivar Valencia sweet orange chromosome 4, DVS_A1.0, whole genome shotgun sequence, one DNA window encodes the following:
- the LOC102612883 gene encoding sulfated surface glycoprotein 185, translating into MLLQKLLHTSPMSSSIDHFLYVVLALLFIHTLSAIEQPATPTSRITVVGVVFCDTCSTNSFSRHSYFLPGADVHIQCKFKASSPKTAEQIDFSVNRTTDKHGVYKLEIPHVDGVDCVDGMAIESLCQASLLESSSSACSVPGLKTATNEISVKSKQDSLCIYSLKAMSYRPSERNATLCGNHKQDSQKSKALGSSKFFLPYYFPPYGFFWPPLPQFPPLFPSPPSSFPFPPLFPSPPSLPFPFPPLFPSPPPSFPFPPLFPSPPSLPFPFPPLPQFPPVPSLFQPPPPPAFSLGDPRTWIPNFPTLAPPPPPAFNLRDPRTWIPYVPPSPPSFPQNQAQKP; encoded by the exons ATGCTTTTGCAGAAGCTTCTTCATACTTCTCCCATGTCTTCTTCAATCGATCACTTCCTCTATGTTGTTCTTGCACTTCTGTTTATTCACACACTTTCTGCAATAGAACAACCAGCAACACCCACCTCTCGGATCACTGTTGTTGGCGTTGTTTTTTGTGATACTTGTTCAACCAACTCTTTTTCTAGACACAGCTACTTCTTACCAG GAGCTGATGTTCACATACAGTGCAAATTCAAAGCAAGCTCCCCAAAAACAGCGGAGCAAATCGATTTCTCAGTCAACAGAACAACTGATAAACATGGAGTGTATAAGCTGGAAATACCTCATGTTGATGGAGTTGATTGTGTGGATGGCATGGCAATTGAGTCACTCTGCCAAGCAAGCCTACTAGAAAGCTCATCTTCAGCATGCAGTGTTCCTGGTTTAAAGACTGCAACAAATGAAATATCAgtaaaatcaaaacaagatAGTCTTTGCATTTACAGCTTGAAAGCAATGAGTTATAGACCTTCAGAAAGAAATGCTACTTTGTGTGGAAATCACAAACAGGATTCGCAAAAATCTAAAGCTCTCGGCTCTTCGAAGTTCTTTCTCCCATACTACTTCCCCCCTTATGGCTTCTTTTGGCCTCCTTTGCCTCAATTTCCTCCTCTATTTCCAAGCCCACCATCATCTTTTCCATTTCCGCCTTTATTTCCAAGCCCACCATCTTTGCCCTTTCCTTTTCCTCCTCTATTTCCAAGCCCACCACCATCTTTTCCATTTCCTCCTTTATTTCCAAGCCCACCATCTTTGCCCTTTCCTTTCCCACCTCTGCCTCAGTTTCCGCCGGTGCCGTCACTTTTTCAGCCGCCACCTCCTCCTGCTTTCAGTCTGGGAGATCCAAGAACTTGGATTCCTAATTTTCCCACACTAGCTCCTCCACCTCCCCCTGCATTTAATCTAAGGGACCCCAGGACTTGGATTCCATACGTCCCTCCATCTCCTCCTAGTTTCCCTCAAAATCAAGCTCAAAAACCATAG
- the LOC102612081 gene encoding glutaredoxin-C5-like — protein MQFQQLRREETWGYYMMQGGSRSRSGGNMPREEPMEKVARVASESAVVIFSVSSCCMCHAVKRLFCGMGVNPTVYEIDHDPRGADIERVLMRLLANSSAVPVPVVFIGGKLIGAMDRVMASHINGTLVPLLKEAGALWL, from the coding sequence atgcAGTTCCAACAGTTGCGGAGGGAGGAGACTTGGGGGTATTACATGATGCAGGGGGGTTCGAGGTCGAGGTCGGGGGGAAATATGCCTAGAGAGGAGCCGATGGAGAAGGTGGCACGGGTGGCGTCGGAGAGTGCTGTTGTGATATTCAGCGTGAGCAGTTGCTGCATGTGCCACGCTGTGAAGAGGCTCTTTTGCGGAATGGGCGTCAACCCAACTGTGTACGAAATTGATCACGACCCCAGAGGGGCTGATATTGAGAGAGTTTTGATGAGGTTGCTTGCTAACTCCTCTGCTGTTCCTGTCCCCGTTGTCTTCATTGGTGGCAAGCTCATTGGTGCCATGGACAGAGTCATGGCCTCTCATATTAATGGCACTTTAGTCCCTCTTCTCAAGGAAGCTGGAGCTCTTTGGCTCTGA
- the LOC102614275 gene encoding exocyst complex component EXO70B1 gives MEKFLANLDSSGSFAKKKSDNAGHHHIHIRHTSDSIDIGKSDGQEKVDQQNGSSNDGHLPQEASLPDQFFEEVDRFVSDDHGSKTSEIPKCIDVSFYKMVESMIVKYESKETSSAKFGQNEEQDALFLESLKCISKLINKITTDQFSSRSSNLLSSLNNASIVLHRGMSLLDEEFRLLLDQRRIVLDSKTPKTPKHSSFNFSSQSSQDSDRCLLPDSTESNEDEGFPNFSTEAISNMNKIATAMVSCGYEAECCMAYTCFRRNAFREVLNKLGFDSITIDDAHRMQWESLEREIGSWISIFKHCYRNLFPGERKFSDAIFSEYPSTSQRLFSELAAAVITPFLSFSEVIALTKRSAERLFKFLDMCETLNDLLTTIDDSYSKEISQDLTSEIAVVKSQLAEAAASIFCELENSIKSDQGRTPVPSGQVHPSTRYTMNYLKYACEYRDTLEEVFRFHHKNEGFDDAPNQENHDINEHLTEMPNDDGTPKKSPFAIELIAVMDLLDANLEMKSRLYRDPALRYVFLMNNGRYILQKIKGSNEIHNMMGVTWCRKRSTQLRQYHKNYQRETWSRVLQCISHEGLQANGKVVKAVLKERFKNFNALFEEIHRTQSTWVVSDEQLQSELRVSISAVVTPAYRSFVGRFKQYLEGRSMDKYIKYQPEDIETLIDELFDGNPMSMGRRRN, from the coding sequence ATGGAGAAATTCTTAGCTAATTTAGACAGCTCTGGTAGTTttgcaaagaaaaagagtGACAATGCGGGTCACCATCATATTCATATCAGGCACACATCAGATAGCATTGATATTGGAAAATCAGACGGCCAGGAGAAGGTTGATCAACAGAACGGATCATCAAATGATGGGCACCTACCACAAGAGGCGAGCCTTCCTGATCAGTTTTTTGAAGAAGTTGATCGATTTGTCAGCGATGATCATGGATCAAAAACATCGGAGATTCCAAAATGTATTGATGTTTCATTTTACAAGATGGTTGAATCCATGATCGTTAAGTATGAATCTAAAGAAACTAGCTCGGCTAAGTTCGGACAAAATGAAGAGCAAGACGCACTGTTTCTAGAATCTTTGAAATGCATTTCAAAGCTGATTAATAAGATAACTACTGATCAATTCTCTTCAAGATCCAGTAATTTGTTATCGTCTTTAAACAACGCAAGCATTGTTTTACATCGAGGCATGTCATTGTTAGACGAAGAGTTTCGGTTGCTTTTGGATCAGAGACGAATCGTTTTGGATTCAAAAACCCCAAAGACTCCGAAACATTCATCGTTTAACTTCAGTTCTCAATCCAGTCAAGATTCAGATCGCTGTTTGTTACCCGACAGTACTGAATCCAACGAAGACGAGGGATTCCCAAATTTCTCGACGGAAGCAATATCAAACATGAACAAGATTGCCACGGCCATGGTTTCGTGTGGTTACGAGGCCGAATGTTGTATGGCTTACACTTGCTTCAGGCGAAACGCGTTCAGAGAAGTGCTTAACAAGCTAGGGTTTGATAGTATCACAATCGATGATGCTCATAGAATGCAATGGGAATCACTCGAAAGGGAAATCGGTTCATGGATCAGCATCTTCAAGCATTGTTACAGGAATCTGTTCCCCGGCGAACGCAAGTTCTCCGATGCCATCTTCTCTGAGTATCCGTCAACATCTCAAAGACTCTTCAGCGAACTTGCGGCCGCAGTGATCACGCCGTTTCTAAGTTTTTCGGAAGTTATCGCATTGACAAAGCGTTCAGCTGAAAGATTGTTCAAGTTCTTGGACATGTGCGAGACCTTGAACGATCTACTCACAACCATCGATGACTCGTATTCCAAAGAAATTTCCCAAGATTTGACATCAGAGATAGCAGTGGTTAAATCCCAGCTGGCTGAAGCGGCCGCGAGCATCTTTTGCGAGCTTGAAAACTCCATCAAGAGTGATCAAGGCAGAACCCCGGTGCCCAGCGGACAAGTTCATCCGTCAACTCGTTACACaatgaattatttaaaatacgCTTGTGAATACAGGGACACATTAGAAGAAGTGTTTAGATTTCACCACAAAAACGAAGGATTCGATGATGCGCCGAATCAGGAAAATCACGACATCAACGAACATCTAACCGAGATGCCTAACGATGATGGGACGCCGAAGAAGTCTCCGTTCGCAATTGAGTTGATAGCGGTCATGGATTTGCTTGATGCAAATCTAGAAATGAAGTCCAGGCTGTACAGGGACCCAGCGTTGCGTTACGTTTTTCTGATGAACAACGGTAGATACATTTTACAAAAGATCAAAGGTTCCAATGAAATCCACAATATGATGGGTGTCACGTGGTGCAGGAAACGGTCGACTCAACTGAGGCAGTACCATAAGAATTATCAAAGGGAAACGTGGAGCCGAGTGCTGCAATGTATTAGCCATGAAGGGTTGCAAGCTAATGGGAAGGTGGTTAAGGCTGTGTTGAAAGagagatttaaaaattttaatgcatTGTTTGAGGAGATACACAGGACACAGAGTACGTGGGTGGTCAGCGATGAGCAGCTTCAATCTGAGCTTAGGGTTTCGATATCGGCGGTGGTGACTCCGGCTTACCGGTCATTTGTCGGAAGATTTAAGCAATATTTGGAAGGGAGATCAATGGATAAGTACATTAAGTACCAGCCGGAAGATATTGAGACGTTGATTGATGAATTATTTGATGGAAATCCAATGTCTATGGGGAGGAGAAGAAACTGA